One segment of Pseudanabaena sp. FACHB-2040 DNA contains the following:
- a CDS encoding amidohydrolase codes for MGVVILSQTFTLRSVLVLSETGYQTQDVQVSEGIIAAIGADLSVIGESIDGRGKLLLPGFVNAHTHSPEMWCRGLIPPLPLELWLGVLYQCPPLTPEQTYLAALWTAAETLLSGGTTLVDHLLLTPGQELETIAAAAQAYEEIGIRACIAPLIQDHSMDVSIPTGQVSSQLPSTRQTRAVLEMMETAIQRHHQPAKGIYIAPGPTGFQLCSETLFRGCVELSQRYDLCLHTHLLETKAQQMLAYERYGVSGVEYLNRIGFLGSKTSLAHGVWLDDADIDLLAMTGATVVHNPLSNLRLGSGIAPLLKYRRAGVNVTFGCDGSASNDGQDLLEAIKLGTMLHNPTDFEYRNWLSLQTAASMASLGGAKGLGLQEQIGSLTVGKQADLVLYDLSDWSMLPASDPLGLLLLGRPVNLVDRLWVGGRAILQDRQFKTVDLANLRQQLLQGRSSWVTTPPVLSQALEEQYRSVMGLGAGA; via the coding sequence TTGGGAGTCGTCATTTTGAGCCAGACCTTTACCCTTCGGTCCGTTCTTGTCCTCAGTGAAACAGGCTACCAGACTCAAGATGTCCAGGTTAGCGAGGGCATCATTGCGGCGATAGGTGCCGACCTCTCCGTGATAGGAGAATCGATTGACGGTCGAGGGAAACTGCTGCTGCCGGGATTTGTCAATGCCCACACCCACTCTCCAGAAATGTGGTGCCGAGGGCTAATTCCGCCACTGCCCCTAGAACTCTGGTTGGGGGTGCTCTATCAGTGCCCGCCACTGACGCCCGAGCAGACATACCTAGCAGCGCTCTGGACGGCGGCTGAGACACTTCTATCGGGGGGAACAACCCTAGTTGACCACCTGCTCTTGACTCCAGGGCAGGAGCTGGAAACCATTGCTGCCGCCGCCCAGGCCTACGAAGAGATTGGCATTCGCGCCTGCATTGCCCCGCTGATTCAAGATCACTCAATGGATGTCAGTATTCCAACGGGTCAGGTCAGCAGTCAGCTTCCGTCTACCCGCCAAACTCGGGCTGTGCTGGAGATGATGGAAACGGCCATACAGCGGCACCATCAGCCTGCCAAGGGGATCTATATCGCCCCTGGCCCAACTGGCTTTCAGCTCTGCTCCGAAACCCTATTTCGGGGCTGCGTTGAGCTGAGCCAACGGTACGACCTCTGCCTCCACACTCACCTATTAGAAACCAAGGCCCAGCAAATGCTAGCCTACGAGCGCTATGGAGTAAGTGGCGTGGAGTATCTCAACCGCATCGGCTTTTTGGGCTCTAAAACGTCTCTAGCCCACGGAGTTTGGCTAGACGACGCTGACATCGATCTGCTAGCGATGACCGGGGCCACAGTGGTACACAATCCGCTGAGCAATTTGCGCCTGGGCAGCGGTATCGCGCCGTTACTGAAATACCGGCGGGCGGGCGTAAACGTGACATTTGGCTGCGATGGCTCAGCCAGCAACGATGGGCAAGATTTGCTAGAAGCCATCAAGCTGGGCACAATGCTGCACAACCCAACCGACTTTGAGTACCGCAACTGGCTGAGTCTGCAAACAGCAGCTTCTATGGCAAGCCTAGGCGGGGCTAAGGGCTTAGGCCTGCAGGAGCAGATTGGATCGCTTACGGTAGGCAAGCAAGCCGACTTGGTTCTCTATGATTTAAGTGACTGGTCGATGCTGCCTGCTAGCGATCCCTTAGGGCTGCTGCTGCTGGGCAGACCTGTCAATCTGGTGGATCGGCTCTGGGTAGGGGGTCGCGCTATTCTCCAAGACCGTCAGTTTAAAACGGTGGATCTGGCAAATCTGCGGCAGCAACTGCTGCAGGGGCGATCTAGCTGGGTGACGACTCCCCCCGTCCTAAGTCAGGCATTGGAGGAACAGTACCGTTCTGTGATGGGTCTTGGGGCAGGGGCCTAG
- a CDS encoding SpoIIE family protein phosphatase has translation MTDATTDILVIEHDPITEHFLVHTLRQQGYTVTTARTGQEGLAQAKTLQPAVIICDWNIPGTVDGLTICQTVKQTVVSTTFFLLLTSRHSIADRVKGLELGADDLLSTPVDVNELRARVRAGLRLHQLARDLRQQKQRLEDELAEAEAYVRSLLPDSQAGRVPIQARFVPSQQLGGDCYDYYWLDPDYLVMYLLDVSGHGLGSALLSTSVLNVLRSQSLPDVNFYRPENVLKALNETFQMSDQNQKYFTIWYGVLNCANRQLLYASAGHPPAVLISEQQQGFTAERLRTPGMPIGMMPEARYQWQRCQVPPNSTLYLFSDGLYEVLQDNREYIGLDGFIDCLSQAQRQTHVDDILQSVERRRSPGSATDDMSLVSIVID, from the coding sequence ATGACTGATGCGACGACCGATATCCTCGTCATTGAACACGACCCTATCACCGAGCATTTTTTGGTGCATACGCTACGGCAGCAGGGGTACACGGTGACGACCGCCCGTACGGGGCAGGAGGGGTTAGCCCAAGCCAAAACGCTGCAGCCCGCAGTCATTATTTGCGACTGGAATATTCCTGGCACTGTAGATGGGTTGACCATCTGTCAAACCGTTAAGCAGACTGTCGTCTCGACTACTTTTTTCCTGCTGCTGACGTCTCGCCACAGCATTGCCGATCGTGTTAAAGGGCTGGAGCTAGGGGCCGATGACCTCCTGTCCACACCGGTCGACGTAAATGAGCTGCGCGCTAGAGTGCGGGCCGGACTGCGGCTGCACCAGCTAGCCCGCGACTTGCGGCAGCAAAAGCAGCGGCTAGAAGACGAACTCGCAGAAGCAGAAGCCTACGTTCGCTCGCTGTTGCCCGATAGCCAAGCAGGGCGGGTGCCGATTCAGGCCCGCTTTGTACCCTCACAGCAGCTAGGCGGCGACTGCTACGACTATTACTGGCTGGATCCAGACTATCTGGTGATGTACCTGCTAGACGTCTCAGGGCATGGGCTGGGGTCGGCTCTCCTGTCAACCTCGGTGCTAAACGTGCTGCGATCGCAATCTCTCCCCGACGTCAACTTCTATCGCCCAGAGAATGTGCTCAAAGCCCTGAACGAAACCTTTCAGATGAGCGACCAGAACCAGAAATACTTCACTATCTGGTACGGCGTTCTCAACTGCGCCAATCGGCAATTGCTCTATGCCAGTGCCGGACACCCACCTGCTGTCTTGATCTCTGAGCAGCAGCAGGGGTTTACCGCCGAGCGACTACGCACCCCCGGCATGCCTATCGGCATGATGCCGGAAGCCCGCTATCAGTGGCAGCGGTGCCAGGTTCCCCCCAATAGCACCCTTTATCTCTTCAGTGACGGTCTCTACGAGGTGCTTCAGGACAACCGGGAATACATCGGGCTAGACGGATTTATTGATTGTCTGTCTCAGGCTCAGCGGCAGACCCATGTCGACGACATTCTACAGTCCGTGGAGCGGCGGCGAAGCCCCGGTAGCGCCACCGACGACATGTCCCTGGTCTCAATCGTTATAGATTAG
- a CDS encoding STAS domain-containing protein, which yields MTSSFKAVEPAGVLDSTHAEAFRKAVDEALSEEYEIILIDLEKVSFIDSSGLGSLVMVLKKVRAAERKMYICSINDQVRMLFDLTGMDRVFEVFADRAEFEAKVLS from the coding sequence ATGACTTCTTCTTTTAAAGCTGTTGAACCAGCTGGAGTTTTGGACAGTACCCACGCGGAGGCCTTCCGTAAAGCCGTGGATGAGGCTTTGTCAGAGGAGTACGAGATAATTTTGATTGATCTAGAAAAAGTCAGCTTTATTGACAGCTCGGGGCTGGGCAGTCTGGTGATGGTCTTGAAGAAAGTGCGGGCAGCCGAGCGCAAGATGTATATTTGCTCGATTAACGATCAGGTTCGCATGCTGTTTGACCTGACGGGAATGGACCGGGTCTTTGAGGTGTTTGCTGATCGCGCTGAGTTTGAAGCTAAGGTACTGAGCTAG
- a CDS encoding glycerate kinase, whose product MAVAMIDVVQILEQSLAGQPIAEDQWQQLIAWELTDTRRSSAWQITPKTVREALEERLHWLHQMVPLHDRLPLPHQPLSAYLPLYWQLWLPLALQLRAARQSQSSPLIQGFLGGQGTGKTTLTQILQLLLQVMGYRTVGLSIDDLYKTYADRQQLRLIDPRLIWRGPPGTHDIDLGIATLEHLRRAQPEEAVPLPRFDKSLHGGEGDRITPEWVENVDIVLFEGWFLGVRPIEPQRFDQPLPPPIETEADRQFARDMNQQLQAYLPLWALLDRLVVLYPQDYRISQRWRRQAEHQMMAQGKAGMSDATLNQFVEYFWQALHPELFITPLCSQPDWVDLVIEIGPDRRPLRIYSPEKPPLSTETLSV is encoded by the coding sequence ATGGCTGTAGCGATGATAGACGTGGTGCAAATTTTAGAGCAGAGCCTTGCCGGACAGCCGATTGCCGAGGATCAGTGGCAGCAGCTAATCGCCTGGGAACTAACCGACACCCGCCGTTCCTCAGCCTGGCAAATCACGCCCAAGACGGTTCGGGAAGCGCTAGAGGAACGGTTGCACTGGCTACATCAGATGGTGCCGCTGCACGATCGGCTGCCTCTGCCCCACCAGCCTCTCAGCGCTTACCTGCCGCTCTATTGGCAGCTCTGGCTGCCTCTAGCGCTGCAGCTGCGAGCGGCTCGACAGAGCCAATCCTCACCTTTAATTCAGGGGTTTTTAGGCGGGCAGGGGACAGGCAAAACTACGCTCACCCAAATCTTGCAGCTGCTGCTTCAGGTTATGGGCTATCGAACGGTAGGGCTGTCCATTGATGACCTCTATAAAACCTATGCCGACCGACAACAGCTGCGGCTAATTGACCCTCGCCTGATCTGGCGAGGCCCACCTGGCACCCACGATATTGATCTGGGCATTGCTACTCTTGAGCACCTGCGACGGGCCCAGCCGGAAGAGGCGGTGCCCCTACCCCGGTTTGATAAGTCACTGCATGGAGGAGAGGGGGACCGGATAACGCCCGAATGGGTTGAAAATGTTGATATTGTGCTGTTTGAAGGATGGTTTTTGGGCGTTCGGCCAATCGAGCCCCAACGATTTGATCAGCCCCTACCGCCGCCAATTGAGACTGAGGCCGATCGCCAGTTTGCTCGTGATATGAACCAGCAGCTGCAGGCATATCTGCCGCTGTGGGCGCTTCTGGACCGTCTAGTAGTTCTCTATCCCCAGGACTACCGTATCAGCCAGCGGTGGCGGCGTCAGGCCGAGCACCAGATGATGGCTCAGGGCAAGGCAGGTATGTCCGACGCTACCTTGAACCAATTTGTCGAGTATTTCTGGCAGGCGTTACACCCAGAGCTTTTTATCACTCCTCTATGCAGCCAGCCGGACTGGGTCGATCTGGTGATTGAAATTGGCCCTGATCGTAGGCCCTTGCGCATTTATTCTCCGGAAAAGCCCCCTCTTTCAACGGAGACTTTGTCAGTCTAG
- a CDS encoding DUF3352 domain-containing protein, producing the protein MKVRTFFSTLTLVVVALLVVGIGGFIGLTSRSPLFLLAQGGQSLPTAAPFVSKNAPVMVSLLTRPDRLTDLWLLLAAPGDRRQTQAEIARLEKSLLAGVGLTYEEDIRPWLGNEITFAVTTADLDQDPDNGSQPGYLLALSCRDSERAKAVLELFWQKRAIAGDRLRFEQFAGSKLIYTPAQGDPSPADLPQAGIAEFGPQSVASALVGQKFVLLANDPRVLQQALTAAQSRDLNLEHDLGYRKAVASLDNSRIGLAVVNLPPSLSWLGLATHTTAALRTQGLGSSDGIIDRAVFSLRPHRQGLLADTVLLAAAGHPFKPQQATPVPPEAAQFLPADTALAAVGSQLDQLWQDVRNNLPYYAAAVPAWQPLWDRLQAPLPNQPPEALLDWISGDYALGLVTRSPQMASGWVLAAHHQDNTPAAMARFDELARQQGLSVGPLTLADQSVSAWTRLSIASTPDPNSSSPAGASPELVVTTTVAGLHTQSGEYELLSNSPTSLYRAFQVNGNSLLTSPQWQKTIEPLTLPNAGYLYLDWQTLRPDWLNRAPWLKLIETLGQPLFSHLQSIAVTSYGRDEQAYSGGIFFRLSRS; encoded by the coding sequence ATGAAAGTCCGAACGTTTTTTTCCACCTTGACTCTGGTTGTGGTGGCTTTGCTGGTGGTGGGAATCGGTGGATTTATTGGGCTCACCTCTCGGAGTCCACTTTTTCTGCTTGCTCAGGGGGGACAGTCGCTGCCCACTGCGGCTCCCTTTGTCTCTAAGAATGCGCCCGTTATGGTGTCGCTGTTAACTCGCCCCGATCGCCTGACAGATCTGTGGCTGCTGCTAGCGGCTCCAGGCGATCGACGGCAAACCCAAGCCGAGATTGCTCGGCTAGAAAAATCCTTGCTAGCAGGGGTGGGACTGACCTACGAAGAGGATATTCGTCCCTGGTTAGGCAACGAGATTACCTTTGCCGTCACAACAGCGGATCTTGATCAAGATCCCGATAACGGCAGCCAGCCCGGCTACCTGCTAGCCCTGAGCTGCCGCGATAGCGAGCGGGCTAAGGCTGTGCTCGAGCTGTTTTGGCAAAAACGTGCGATCGCAGGAGACCGCCTCAGATTTGAGCAGTTTGCGGGCAGCAAGCTAATTTATACCCCAGCTCAAGGCGACCCCTCCCCAGCTGATTTGCCTCAAGCTGGAATTGCTGAATTTGGCCCTCAGTCCGTTGCCAGCGCTCTAGTTGGCCAAAAGTTTGTTCTGTTGGCTAACGACCCCAGAGTTTTGCAGCAGGCCTTAACCGCAGCCCAGTCTAGAGATCTCAATCTGGAGCACGACCTGGGCTACCGGAAAGCTGTAGCTTCGCTAGACAACAGTCGAATTGGTCTAGCCGTTGTTAACTTGCCCCCCAGCTTGAGCTGGTTAGGGTTGGCTACCCATACGACTGCCGCTCTCCGGACTCAAGGCTTAGGCAGCTCAGACGGCATAATTGATCGAGCTGTTTTCTCCCTGCGCCCTCACCGTCAAGGACTGTTGGCTGATACAGTGCTGCTGGCCGCTGCTGGACATCCGTTCAAACCACAGCAGGCTACCCCGGTACCGCCCGAGGCCGCCCAATTTTTGCCTGCCGACACAGCACTGGCTGCCGTGGGTAGCCAGCTAGACCAGCTGTGGCAAGATGTTCGCAACAATCTGCCCTATTATGCGGCTGCGGTACCCGCCTGGCAGCCACTGTGGGATCGCCTGCAGGCCCCTTTGCCTAATCAACCGCCAGAAGCGCTGCTAGATTGGATTAGCGGAGACTATGCTTTAGGACTGGTGACTCGCTCCCCTCAAATGGCCTCAGGCTGGGTGCTAGCTGCCCACCACCAAGACAATACCCCAGCGGCAATGGCCCGCTTTGATGAGCTGGCCCGACAGCAGGGTTTGAGCGTAGGCCCCCTGACATTGGCAGATCAATCAGTCTCGGCCTGGACTCGTCTATCCATTGCCTCCACCCCAGATCCAAATTCCTCATCTCCAGCGGGCGCATCCCCTGAACTAGTTGTGACTACAACAGTTGCAGGTCTGCACACTCAGTCAGGAGAGTACGAACTGCTGTCAAACTCGCCCACCAGCCTTTACCGAGCGTTTCAGGTGAATGGCAACTCGCTGCTCACCTCGCCTCAATGGCAAAAAACTATCGAGCCTTTAACCCTGCCCAATGCAGGCTACCTCTATCTCGACTGGCAAACCCTCAGACCAGATTGGCTGAATCGGGCTCCCTGGCTCAAGCTTATTGAAACCTTAGGCCAACCCCTATTCAGCCATCTACAGTCGATCGCAGTGACTAGCTACGGTCGAGACGAACAGGCTTACTCAGGCGGCATCTTCTTTCGGCTTAGCAGGTCATAG
- the lexA gene encoding transcriptional repressor LexA: MEPLTVAQQELYDWLVDYIREHQHSPSIRQMMRAMGLKSPAPIQSRLEHLKNKGYIEWSEGKARTIRVKGNARGVPILGTIAAGFVNEVFTDGIERLDLTGLPIRTNDYALKVTGDSMIGEQICDGDVVIMRPITDPQSLREGTIVAARVESGTTLKSFHRQGNLVQLKPANPKYPVMEFPAEAVDLQGRLIAVWRGLDPDLVV; this comes from the coding sequence ATGGAACCCCTTACTGTTGCCCAACAAGAGCTTTACGACTGGCTGGTAGACTACATCCGAGAGCATCAGCACTCTCCTTCCATTCGCCAGATGATGCGGGCTATGGGGTTGAAGTCACCTGCTCCTATTCAGAGCCGTCTGGAGCATCTTAAGAATAAAGGCTACATCGAATGGAGCGAGGGCAAGGCAAGAACCATTCGCGTTAAAGGAAATGCTCGGGGTGTACCTATCCTGGGCACCATTGCCGCTGGTTTTGTCAATGAAGTGTTTACCGACGGGATTGAGCGCTTGGACCTGACTGGGCTGCCCATTCGGACCAATGACTACGCGCTAAAAGTTACCGGAGACAGCATGATTGGGGAGCAGATTTGCGACGGCGATGTCGTCATTATGCGCCCCATTACCGATCCTCAAAGCCTGCGGGAAGGTACCATCGTGGCTGCCCGTGTGGAGAGCGGTACAACCTTAAAATCCTTTCACCGTCAGGGCAATCTGGTGCAGCTTAAGCCGGCCAACCCCAAGTATCCGGTGATGGAATTTCCGGCAGAGGCTGTAGATTTGCAGGGGCGCTTGATCGCTGTTTGGCGAGGACTGGATCCGGATCTAGTGGTCTAG
- the rpoD gene encoding RNA polymerase sigma factor RpoD — translation MTQANHLLETIEPENELELLLGNDGDEDFVAPDEEEEEGPAKGAKGKTSRRRTPAKKRGHYTEDSIRLYLQEIGRIRLLRAEEEIELARKIADLLELERIREGLVESLQRDPRDDEWASQVGMELPAFRRRLHVGRRAKDKMVQSNLRLVVSIAKKYMNRGLSFQDLIQEGSLGLIRAAEKFDHEKGYKFSTYATWWIRQAITRAIADQSRTIRLPVHLYETISRIKKTTKLLSQELGRKPTEEEIATRMEMTIEKLRFIAKSAQLPISLETPIGKEEDSRLGDFIESDGETPEDQVSKSLLREDLESVLGTLSPRERDVLRLRYGLDDGRMKTLEEIGQIFNVTRERIRQIEAKALRKLRHPNRNSILKEYIR, via the coding sequence ATGACTCAAGCTAATCATCTGCTCGAAACCATTGAGCCGGAGAACGAGCTAGAACTCTTGCTTGGTAACGATGGGGACGAGGATTTTGTCGCTCCAGACGAAGAGGAGGAGGAGGGGCCGGCTAAAGGAGCCAAGGGAAAAACTTCCCGCCGCCGTACTCCAGCCAAGAAACGGGGCCATTACACTGAAGATTCCATTCGTCTTTATCTCCAAGAAATTGGAAGAATTCGCCTGCTGAGGGCCGAAGAGGAAATCGAACTGGCTCGCAAAATTGCGGACCTCCTGGAGCTGGAGCGTATTCGAGAAGGTTTAGTTGAGAGCCTGCAACGGGATCCTCGAGATGATGAGTGGGCGAGTCAGGTGGGCATGGAACTGCCAGCCTTCCGCCGCCGTCTACACGTAGGTCGCCGCGCCAAAGACAAAATGGTGCAGTCCAACCTGCGACTGGTCGTCTCCATTGCCAAGAAGTATATGAACCGAGGGCTATCTTTCCAGGATTTGATCCAGGAAGGCAGCCTAGGCCTGATTCGAGCGGCGGAGAAGTTTGACCACGAAAAGGGTTACAAGTTCTCTACCTATGCGACCTGGTGGATCCGTCAGGCTATCACCCGTGCGATCGCAGATCAGTCCCGCACGATTCGTCTGCCGGTTCACCTGTACGAAACCATCTCTCGGATTAAGAAAACCACTAAGCTGCTGTCTCAAGAACTGGGCCGCAAGCCCACGGAAGAGGAAATTGCAACCCGCATGGAAATGACTATCGAGAAGCTTCGCTTCATCGCTAAGTCAGCTCAGCTGCCCATCTCCCTAGAGACTCCCATTGGTAAAGAAGAAGACTCCCGTCTAGGAGACTTCATCGAGTCCGATGGTGAAACTCCAGAAGATCAGGTCTCCAAGAGCCTGCTGCGGGAAGACCTAGAGAGTGTTTTAGGCACCCTCAGCCCCCGCGAACGCGATGTGCTGCGTCTACGTTACGGCCTTGACGATGGCCGGATGAAGACTCTGGAAGAAATTGGCCAGATCTTTAACGTTACACGTGAGCGCATCCGTCAAATTGAGGCCAAGGCCCTGCGCAAGCTTCGCCACCCCAACCGCAACAGCATCCTTAAGGAATACATCCGTTAG
- a CDS encoding response regulator codes for MSKTHRYILVLDTQRQESSGVHSLLTQLHCPVFIAGTAEQALAKVHQVPPYLVILIGDGQNWSQPLVEQLRQGASTANMTIVALTDSTSPRWGQQDENPGLDGFLVKPLSGEVLTSLVESALAKQS; via the coding sequence ATGTCAAAGACTCATCGCTACATTTTAGTATTGGATACCCAGCGGCAAGAATCGAGTGGAGTTCATTCTCTGCTGACTCAGCTGCACTGTCCTGTTTTCATTGCAGGGACAGCAGAACAAGCGCTGGCCAAAGTTCATCAGGTACCTCCCTACCTCGTGATTTTGATAGGCGATGGGCAAAATTGGTCTCAGCCTCTAGTAGAACAGCTGCGCCAGGGAGCCAGTACAGCCAACATGACTATTGTTGCCTTGACTGATTCAACCAGCCCCCGCTGGGGACAGCAGGATGAGAATCCTGGTCTCGACGGATTTCTAGTTAAGCCCTTGAGTGGAGAAGTTCTCACCTCTCTAGTCGAATCAGCCCTGGCTAAACAGAGCTAG